From a region of the Pectobacterium aquaticum genome:
- a CDS encoding DUF2590 family protein, which translates to MSDALYFDLLITDGDFTLNTGNEPQLCNNRVSIAQDVVHRLIESGLVKQLVAERSPVLRSDIMLRMELLTEEDTRLVPGTVVIRDNGRGNYFIDAETYDFGPISVSESL; encoded by the coding sequence ATGAGTGATGCACTGTATTTTGACCTGCTAATCACTGACGGTGATTTCACGCTGAATACCGGCAATGAACCGCAGTTGTGTAATAACCGCGTCAGCATTGCGCAGGATGTGGTTCACCGGCTGATTGAATCAGGGCTGGTTAAGCAACTGGTTGCTGAACGCAGTCCGGTATTGCGCAGTGACATCATGTTACGCATGGAACTGCTGACAGAAGAAGATACGCGCCTGGTGCCAGGGACGGTGGTTATCCGTGATAACGGTCGCGGGAATTATTTCATTGATGCTGAAACGTATGATTTCGGCCCGATCTCAGTGAGTGAATCATTATGA